In Alphaproteobacteria bacterium, the following proteins share a genomic window:
- a CDS encoding ABC transporter permease, with translation MAAVRPYRSPPERLGAAAIRVLAGLGFVFMLAPILAVVPLSFNGGTYLSYPLQGFSWQWYEAVFAPRPWMPALWNSVIVGAGTTVLATTIGTLAAYGLAYADFPGKRWVGALLVSPMVVPIVITALAVYLAFAPFGLVHSFLGLIVAHTVLAIPFVVITVTATLHGFDRNMVRAAASLGAGPLTGFFTVTLPLTAPGILSGAVFAFVTSFDDVVVALFLAGPEQFTVPRRMFNALRDKLDPSIVALAVFLVGISVVLLVTMELLRWRSERLRNRRPT, from the coding sequence ATGGCCGCGGTCCGCCCCTATCGATCCCCGCCGGAGCGGCTCGGCGCCGCCGCGATCCGGGTGCTGGCCGGGCTCGGCTTCGTCTTCATGCTGGCGCCGATCCTGGCGGTGGTGCCGCTGTCGTTCAACGGCGGCACCTATCTGAGCTATCCGCTGCAAGGCTTCTCGTGGCAGTGGTACGAGGCGGTGTTCGCGCCCCGGCCCTGGATGCCGGCGCTCTGGAACAGCGTCATCGTCGGCGCCGGCACCACCGTGCTGGCCACCACCATCGGCACGCTGGCGGCCTACGGCCTCGCCTATGCGGACTTTCCCGGCAAGCGCTGGGTCGGCGCGCTGCTGGTCAGCCCGATGGTGGTGCCGATCGTCATCACCGCGCTGGCGGTCTATCTGGCCTTCGCCCCCTTCGGCCTGGTGCATTCCTTTCTGGGCCTGATCGTGGCGCACACGGTGCTGGCGATCCCGTTCGTGGTCATCACCGTGACCGCGACGTTGCACGGCTTCGACCGCAACATGGTGCGGGCCGCCGCCAGCCTTGGGGCGGGGCCGCTGACCGGCTTTTTCACCGTCACCCTGCCGCTGACGGCGCCCGGCATTCTCTCCGGCGCGGTGTTCGCCTTCGTGACCTCGTTCGACGACGTGGTCGTGGCGCTGTTCCTGGCCGGGCCGGAACAGTTCACCGTGCCGCGGCGCATGTTCAACGCCCTGCGCGACAAGCTCGACCCCAGCATTGTCGCGCTGGCGGTGTTCCTGGTCGGCATTTCCGTCGTGTTGCTGGTGACGATGGAATTGCTGCGCTGGCGCTCCGAGCGCTTGCGGAACCGGCGCCCGACCTGA
- a CDS encoding ABC transporter permease gives MSAGEVSLRAKLRAASRRKQLTALMLLAPALVLMLLAFVWPIGSLLTNAVHAPEFRQATPHLSAWLDAWDGKALPGEEAFALLVRDFRAAYADKTLPRASTRLNYEESGLRSLAMKTGRRAKRLEAPYKDAVIAIDPDWGKLETWRSLKAASARLTDRFVLQAVDLEHDFDAGIRSVPPEKQVYIDRLEVTFWIAIVVTLLCAGIGYPMAYVMAMAGKRTGRLLFILVLLPFWISLLVRTAAWVVLLQKEGIINGALLALGLVDAPQQLIFNRIGVYVAMVHILLPFLILPLYSVMKSIPRDHVRAAASLGAPPLSAFLTVYFPQTIPGLGAGCLLVFVLSIGFYVTPALVGGSADQMLSALIAQSALGTANWGLASALALVLLCCVAVIYPIFGRYAGAKNLRLG, from the coding sequence ATGAGCGCCGGCGAGGTCAGCCTGCGGGCCAAGCTGCGCGCCGCCAGCCGGCGCAAGCAACTGACCGCGCTGATGCTGCTGGCGCCGGCCCTGGTGCTGATGCTGCTGGCCTTTGTCTGGCCCATCGGCTCGCTGCTGACCAATGCGGTGCACGCGCCGGAGTTTCGTCAGGCGACGCCGCACCTCTCCGCCTGGCTGGATGCCTGGGACGGCAAGGCCCTGCCCGGCGAGGAAGCGTTTGCGCTGCTGGTGCGGGATTTCCGCGCGGCTTATGCCGACAAGACGCTGCCGCGGGCCAGCACGCGGCTGAATTACGAGGAAAGCGGGCTGCGCAGCCTGGCGATGAAGACCGGGCGCCGGGCAAAGCGGCTGGAGGCGCCCTACAAGGACGCCGTCATCGCCATCGACCCGGACTGGGGCAAGCTGGAAACCTGGCGCTCGCTCAAGGCCGCCAGCGCCCGCCTGACCGACCGGTTCGTGTTGCAGGCGGTGGACCTGGAGCACGATTTCGACGCCGGCATCCGCAGCGTGCCGCCGGAAAAGCAGGTCTATATCGACCGGCTGGAGGTGACGTTCTGGATCGCCATCGTCGTCACCCTGCTGTGCGCCGGCATCGGCTATCCCATGGCCTATGTCATGGCGATGGCGGGCAAGCGGACCGGGCGGCTGCTGTTCATCCTGGTGCTGCTGCCGTTCTGGATCTCGCTCCTGGTGCGCACGGCCGCCTGGGTGGTGCTGTTGCAGAAGGAGGGCATCATCAACGGCGCCCTGCTGGCGCTGGGGCTGGTGGACGCGCCGCAACAGCTGATCTTCAACCGCATCGGCGTCTATGTCGCCATGGTCCATATCTTGCTGCCCTTCCTGATCCTGCCGCTCTACAGCGTGATGAAGAGCATTCCGCGCGACCATGTGCGGGCGGCGGCCTCGCTGGGCGCGCCGCCGCTGAGCGCCTTCCTGACCGTGTATTTCCCGCAGACCATTCCGGGCCTGGGTGCCGGTTGCCTGCTGGTGTTCGTTCTTTCCATCGGCTTTTACGTGACGCCGGCGCTGGTCGGCGGCAGCGCGGACCAGATGCTGTCCGCGCTGATCGCGCAGTCGGCGCTCGGCACCGCCAACTGGGGGCTGGCGAGCGCGCTGGCGCTGGTGCTGTTGTGCTGTGTCGCCGTCATCTATCCGATCTTCGGCCGCTATGCCGGCGCGAAGAACCTGCGGCTGGGCTGA
- a CDS encoding NAD(P)/FAD-dependent oxidoreductase has product MTQNLVVIGAGMASGRALEHLFEAAPDAFAVTLFGAEPRGNYNRIMLSPVLSGEKTYEEIVTHDAAWYADHRVACRFGETVTRIDRARKVVVSQGGETPYDKLLIATGSAPFIIPVPGKDLPGVMTYRDLDDVNQMLAAAKTPGAKAVVIGGGLLGLEAAAGLLARGMDVTVLHLMGHLMERQLDPAAGHLLKCDLERRGIRVMTRASTKAILGHDKVDAVLLEDGTVLDADIVVMAVGIRPETRIATDAALVVERGLVVDDRMQTSDPDILAIGECVEHDNVVCGLVAPLYDMARVAAKTLLGETAAYKGSETSTKLKVTGVDLFSAGDFADGEGREEIVLRDAARGVYKRLVLQDNRIIGAVMYGETADGSWFFNHVKEKTDIAEIRDTLIFGPAFAGGAAADPMAAVAALADDGEICGCNGICKGKIVEAITTKGLTTLDEVRAHTKASSSCGTCTGLVEQVMKLTLGDAYNPAAVQPMCGCTDFGHDDVRRLIVAKGLKSIPAVMQDLQWKSSGGCAKCRPALNHYLVCAWPGEYEDDYQSRFINERVHANIQKDGTFSVVPRMWGGMTSSAELRAIADVVDKFAIPAVKVTGGQRIDMLGVKKEDLPAVWADLNAAGLVSGAAYAKGLRTVKTCVGSDWCRFGTQDSTGLGIQLEKLMWGSWTPAKVKMGVSGCPRNCAEATCKDVGVICVDSGYDIHFAGAAGLDIRGTDLLGHVATEAEAIEAIAALVQLYREQGRYLERIWKWAKRVGIDTVREQVLDDADRRGALYERFLLSQRYAQTDPWAERVAGKFAHEFAPLADLSQPREEALA; this is encoded by the coding sequence ATGACCCAGAATCTCGTCGTCATCGGGGCCGGCATGGCCTCCGGCCGCGCGCTGGAGCACCTGTTCGAGGCCGCGCCGGACGCCTTTGCCGTCACCCTGTTCGGGGCGGAGCCGCGCGGCAACTACAACCGCATCATGCTCTCGCCCGTACTCTCCGGCGAAAAGACCTATGAGGAGATCGTCACCCACGACGCGGCCTGGTATGCCGACCACCGTGTCGCCTGCCGCTTCGGCGAGACCGTGACCCGGATCGACCGGGCGCGGAAGGTGGTGGTGTCGCAGGGCGGCGAGACGCCCTACGACAAGCTGCTGATCGCCACCGGCTCGGCGCCCTTCATCATCCCGGTGCCGGGCAAGGACCTGCCCGGCGTCATGACCTATCGCGATCTCGACGACGTCAACCAAATGCTGGCGGCGGCGAAGACGCCCGGCGCCAAGGCGGTGGTCATCGGCGGCGGCCTGCTGGGGCTGGAGGCGGCGGCCGGCCTGCTCGCCCGCGGCATGGACGTGACCGTGTTGCACCTGATGGGCCATCTGATGGAGCGCCAGCTCGACCCGGCCGCCGGCCATCTGCTGAAATGCGACCTGGAGCGCCGCGGCATCCGGGTGATGACCCGGGCCTCGACCAAGGCGATCCTGGGTCATGACAAGGTCGACGCGGTGCTGCTGGAGGACGGCACGGTGCTGGACGCCGACATCGTCGTCATGGCCGTCGGCATCCGCCCGGAAACCCGCATCGCCACCGACGCGGCCCTGGTGGTCGAGCGCGGCCTTGTCGTCGACGATCGCATGCAGACCTCCGACCCGGATATTCTGGCCATCGGCGAATGCGTCGAGCACGACAACGTGGTCTGCGGCCTGGTCGCCCCGCTCTACGACATGGCCAGGGTGGCCGCCAAAACCCTGCTGGGCGAGACAGCGGCCTACAAGGGCTCCGAGACCTCGACCAAGCTGAAGGTCACGGGCGTCGACCTGTTCAGCGCCGGCGACTTCGCCGATGGCGAGGGGCGGGAGGAGATCGTGCTGCGCGACGCCGCCCGCGGCGTCTACAAGCGCCTGGTGTTGCAGGACAACCGCATTATCGGCGCGGTCATGTATGGCGAGACCGCCGACGGCTCCTGGTTCTTCAACCATGTGAAAGAAAAGACCGACATTGCCGAGATCCGCGACACGCTGATTTTCGGCCCGGCGTTCGCGGGGGGCGCCGCCGCGGACCCTATGGCGGCCGTTGCGGCCCTCGCCGATGACGGCGAGATCTGCGGCTGCAACGGCATCTGCAAGGGCAAGATCGTCGAGGCGATCACGACCAAGGGCCTGACCACGCTCGACGAGGTGCGGGCGCACACCAAGGCCTCGTCGTCCTGCGGCACCTGCACCGGCCTGGTCGAGCAGGTGATGAAACTGACCCTCGGCGACGCCTACAACCCGGCCGCGGTGCAGCCGATGTGCGGCTGCACCGATTTCGGCCATGACGACGTGCGCCGGCTGATCGTCGCCAAAGGGCTGAAAAGCATCCCGGCGGTGATGCAGGACTTGCAGTGGAAGAGTTCCGGCGGCTGCGCCAAGTGCCGGCCGGCGCTGAACCATTACCTGGTCTGCGCCTGGCCCGGCGAATACGAGGACGATTACCAGTCCCGCTTCATCAACGAGCGCGTGCACGCCAACATCCAGAAGGACGGCACCTTCTCGGTCGTGCCGCGCATGTGGGGCGGCATGACCTCGTCGGCGGAATTGCGGGCGATTGCCGACGTGGTCGACAAATTCGCCATTCCGGCGGTCAAGGTCACCGGCGGCCAGCGCATCGACATGCTGGGCGTGAAGAAGGAGGACCTGCCGGCGGTCTGGGCCGACCTGAACGCCGCCGGCCTGGTCTCCGGCGCGGCCTATGCCAAGGGGTTGCGCACGGTGAAGACCTGCGTCGGCAGCGACTGGTGCCGCTTCGGCACCCAGGACTCGACCGGGCTCGGCATTCAACTCGAAAAGTTGATGTGGGGCTCGTGGACGCCGGCCAAGGTGAAAATGGGCGTCTCCGGCTGCCCGCGCAATTGCGCCGAGGCGACCTGCAAGGATGTCGGCGTGATCTGCGTCGACTCGGGCTACGATATCCATTTTGCCGGCGCAGCGGGCCTCGACATTCGCGGCACCGACCTGCTGGGCCATGTCGCGACCGAAGCCGAAGCGATCGAGGCCATAGCCGCCCTGGTCCAGCTCTACCGCGAACAGGGCCGCTATCTGGAACGCATCTGGAAATGGGCGAAGCGGGTCGGCATCGACACCGTGCGCGAACAGGTTCTGGACGATGCCGACCGCCGCGGCGCCCTCTATGAGCGCTTCCTGCTGTCGCAGCGCTACGCCCAGACCGACCCCTGGGCCGAGCGGGTGGCGGGCAAGTTCGCCCACGAATTCGCCCCGCTCGCCGACCTCTCCCAACCGCGCGAGGAGGCGCTGGCATGA
- a CDS encoding ABC transporter substrate-binding protein, whose protein sequence is MKPLSLLTAAGLLALTALAGTAQARDFTIVGWGGAAQDRQRDIYYAPFAKQEGIPFKEDTYLGGWGQFQAMQETGQVPWDVVQVETAEMIRGCEEGVFAPLDWSKLPPKDKFIKNATSECGVGVIVWSVLMAYNGDRLQGNEPTGMADFWDTKRWPGKRGMRQGPKLNLEIALMADGVAPDDVYKVLSTDEGVDRAFAKLDEIKPLVQWWKAGAQAPEWLAAGDVDLSIAYSGRIANAQKTGVNLKPIWDNTVYAIDSWVVLAKSPYIDMAHKYISFASDPARQAEAAKRLPYGPTRVEAAAMLPPDVLAGIPAGPNLTTGLFGGSQEANDFWVDRLEELTERWNAWVAK, encoded by the coding sequence ATGAAACCCTTGTCCCTTCTGACTGCCGCGGGGCTCCTGGCCCTGACGGCGCTGGCCGGCACGGCCCAGGCGCGCGATTTCACCATTGTCGGCTGGGGCGGTGCCGCCCAGGACCGCCAGCGCGACATCTATTACGCGCCGTTCGCCAAGCAGGAGGGCATTCCCTTCAAGGAGGACACTTATCTGGGCGGCTGGGGCCAGTTCCAGGCGATGCAGGAAACCGGACAGGTGCCCTGGGACGTGGTGCAGGTCGAAACCGCCGAGATGATCCGCGGCTGCGAGGAGGGCGTGTTCGCCCCGCTCGACTGGTCGAAGCTGCCGCCGAAGGACAAGTTCATCAAGAACGCCACCAGCGAATGCGGCGTCGGCGTCATCGTCTGGTCGGTGCTGATGGCCTATAACGGCGACCGGTTGCAGGGCAACGAGCCCACCGGCATGGCGGATTTCTGGGACACCAAGCGCTGGCCCGGCAAGCGCGGCATGCGCCAGGGGCCGAAGCTGAACCTGGAAATCGCGCTGATGGCCGACGGTGTCGCGCCGGACGACGTCTACAAGGTGCTGTCCACCGACGAGGGCGTGGACCGGGCCTTCGCCAAGCTCGACGAGATCAAGCCGCTGGTGCAGTGGTGGAAGGCCGGCGCCCAGGCGCCGGAATGGCTGGCTGCCGGTGACGTGGACCTGTCCATTGCCTATTCCGGGCGCATCGCCAACGCGCAGAAGACCGGCGTCAACCTGAAGCCGATCTGGGACAACACCGTCTATGCCATCGATAGCTGGGTGGTGCTGGCGAAGTCGCCCTATATCGACATGGCGCACAAATACATCAGCTTCGCCAGCGACCCGGCCCGCCAGGCCGAGGCGGCGAAGCGCCTGCCCTACGGCCCGACCCGGGTCGAGGCGGCGGCGATGTTGCCGCCGGACGTGCTGGCGGGCATCCCGGCCGGCCCCAACCTGACCACCGGCCTGTTCGGCGGCTCGCAGGAAGCGAACGACTTCTGGGTCGACCGGCTGGAAGAGCTGACCGAGCGCTGGAACGCCTGGGTCGCCAAATAA
- a CDS encoding ABC transporter ATP-binding protein translates to MRALEPIVAFRGVEKTYDGRVNVVDNLNLDIERGEFLTLLGPSGSGKTTTLMMLAGFEAPTAGDILLAGRSLASVPAHKRSMGMVFQNYALFPHMTVAQNLAYPLKRRGAGRQAIAEAIRRAVDMVKLTGLEERYPAQLSGGQQQRVAVARALIFQPDLVLMDEPLGALDKNLREQMQLELKHLHGQLGTTVVYVTHDQSEALTMSNRVAVFHEGIVQQLDTPEALYEEPTNSFVANFLGENNALAGRVEAADDGDGLCRVRLDTGEVIRALPVSPAADGRTLVSVRPERLSLLRDGDGETAGNRIAAQVVETIYFGDHVRLHVAAGADPMMLKLPLGAADGLGPGAAVHLGCAPDHCRALDPSA, encoded by the coding sequence ATGAGAGCCCTAGAACCGATTGTTGCGTTTCGTGGTGTCGAGAAGACCTATGACGGCCGGGTGAATGTCGTCGACAATCTGAACCTGGACATCGAGCGGGGCGAGTTCCTGACGCTGCTGGGGCCGTCCGGCTCGGGCAAGACCACGACGCTGATGATGCTGGCCGGCTTCGAGGCGCCCACGGCGGGCGACATTCTGCTGGCGGGCCGCTCGCTGGCCTCGGTGCCGGCGCACAAGCGCTCCATGGGCATGGTGTTTCAGAACTATGCCCTGTTCCCGCACATGACCGTGGCCCAGAACCTGGCCTATCCGCTGAAGCGGCGCGGTGCCGGCCGGCAGGCCATCGCCGAGGCAATCCGCCGGGCGGTCGACATGGTGAAGCTGACCGGGCTGGAGGAGCGCTATCCCGCCCAGCTGTCCGGCGGGCAGCAGCAGCGGGTCGCCGTGGCGCGCGCCCTGATCTTCCAGCCCGACCTGGTGCTGATGGACGAGCCGCTGGGCGCGCTGGACAAGAATCTGCGCGAGCAGATGCAGTTGGAGTTGAAGCACCTGCACGGGCAGTTGGGCACCACCGTCGTCTATGTCACGCACGACCAGAGCGAAGCGCTGACCATGTCGAACCGGGTGGCCGTGTTCCACGAGGGCATCGTGCAGCAGTTGGATACGCCGGAAGCGCTCTACGAAGAGCCGACGAACAGCTTTGTCGCCAATTTCCTGGGCGAGAACAATGCGCTTGCCGGCCGGGTCGAGGCGGCGGACGACGGCGACGGGCTCTGCCGGGTGCGGCTCGACACCGGCGAGGTCATCCGCGCCCTGCCGGTCAGCCCGGCCGCGGACGGGCGCACGCTGGTCTCGGTCCGCCCGGAACGCCTCAGCCTGCTGCGCGACGGCGATGGCGAGACGGCTGGCAACCGCATCGCCGCGCAGGTGGTGGAGACCATCTATTTCGGCGACCATGTGCGCCTGCATGTGGCGGCGGGCGCGGACCCGATGATGCTGAAACTGCCCTTGGGCGCCGCCGACGGTCTCGGTCCCGGCGCCGCGGTGCATCTGGGTTGCGCGCCGGACCATTGCCGCGCCCTGGACCCATCGGCATGA
- the nirD gene encoding nitrite reductase small subunit NirD — protein MIAKTPAWIDIGPLEAIPREGARLVKTGAGCVALFRAADDRVFALDDRCPHKDGPLSQGIVHGGSVTCPLHNWVIDLATGEAEGPDEGRVATYPVRVEAGRLLLDLAALGAARAA, from the coding sequence ATGATCGCCAAGACCCCGGCCTGGATCGATATCGGCCCGCTGGAGGCCATCCCGCGCGAAGGCGCACGGCTGGTCAAGACCGGCGCCGGCTGCGTCGCCCTGTTCCGCGCCGCCGACGACCGCGTGTTCGCGCTCGACGACCGGTGCCCGCACAAGGACGGGCCGCTCAGCCAGGGCATCGTCCATGGCGGCTCGGTCACCTGCCCGCTGCACAACTGGGTCATCGACCTGGCAACCGGCGAGGCGGAAGGGCCGGACGAGGGCCGCGTCGCCACCTATCCGGTGCGGGTGGAGGCGGGGCGGTTGCTGCTGGACCTCGCCGCCCTCGGCGCGGCGCGGGCGGCGTGA
- a CDS encoding ATP-binding cassette domain-containing protein, whose amino-acid sequence MAFLELNGVAKGYGEGAERTEVLSDVNLHVEEGEFVCIVGFSGSGKTTLVSTIAGLAPPDRGEVLLKGAPIRGPGPDRGVVFQTYSLMPWLTVAGNIALAVDQVFARDSRQERKARVARYIAMVGLSHAADRLPAELSGGMRQRVAVARALAMSPEMLLLDEPLSALDALTRAKLQGEIARIWQQDARTVVMITNDVDEAILLADRIIALKPGPNATLGEEFRVSIPRPREAAALADDPEFQRLRAAITGYLIDIASERGVMGEGGLVLPNVVPIDLQKRKRERPLPQAYRDAAVTRVEQRYLEYSNLKKVYPTPKGPLTVVEDVNLKVHKGEFITVIGHSGCGKSTVLSMTAGLTEIDGGGIILDSQEVTTAGPDRAVVFQAPSLFPWLTARENVTLGVDRVFPHASKAERDDIVAYYLERVGLADAMDRQAADLSNGMRQRVGIARAFALSPKLLLLDEPFGMLDSLTRWELQDVLMEVWSRTKVTALCVTHDVDEAILLADRCVMMTNGPNAKIGNIMSVDLPRPRTRRGLLEHADYYAYRQELLDFLEAYEGGADPDPAVLDTIKRKNRRACAPGCEAA is encoded by the coding sequence ATGGCATTCCTCGAACTCAATGGCGTCGCCAAGGGCTATGGCGAGGGCGCCGAACGCACCGAGGTGCTCTCGGACGTGAACCTGCATGTGGAAGAAGGCGAGTTCGTCTGCATTGTCGGCTTTTCCGGCTCGGGCAAGACCACCCTGGTCTCGACCATTGCCGGTCTGGCGCCGCCGGACCGGGGCGAGGTGCTGCTGAAGGGCGCCCCGATCCGTGGGCCGGGGCCGGACCGGGGCGTGGTGTTCCAGACGTATTCGCTGATGCCCTGGCTGACGGTGGCCGGCAATATCGCCTTGGCGGTCGACCAGGTGTTCGCCAGGGACAGCCGCCAGGAGCGCAAGGCGCGGGTCGCCCGCTATATCGCCATGGTCGGCCTCAGCCACGCCGCCGACCGGCTGCCGGCGGAATTGTCCGGCGGCATGCGCCAGCGGGTGGCGGTGGCGCGCGCGCTGGCGATGAGCCCGGAAATGCTGCTGCTGGACGAGCCGCTCTCGGCCCTGGACGCGCTGACCCGGGCCAAGCTCCAGGGCGAGATCGCGCGCATCTGGCAGCAGGACGCGCGCACGGTGGTGATGATCACCAACGATGTGGACGAGGCGATCCTGCTGGCCGACCGCATCATCGCGCTGAAGCCGGGGCCGAACGCGACCCTGGGCGAGGAGTTCCGGGTTTCGATCCCGCGGCCGCGCGAGGCCGCGGCACTGGCCGACGATCCGGAGTTCCAGCGCCTGCGCGCCGCCATCACCGGCTATCTGATCGACATCGCCAGCGAGCGCGGCGTCATGGGCGAGGGCGGACTGGTGCTGCCGAACGTGGTGCCGATCGACCTGCAAAAGCGCAAGCGGGAACGGCCGCTGCCCCAGGCCTATCGCGACGCGGCGGTGACGCGGGTCGAGCAGCGCTATCTCGAATACTCCAACCTGAAAAAGGTCTACCCGACGCCGAAAGGGCCGCTCACCGTCGTCGAGGACGTGAACCTGAAGGTGCACAAGGGCGAGTTCATCACCGTCATCGGCCATTCCGGCTGCGGCAAGTCGACGGTGCTGTCGATGACCGCCGGCCTGACCGAGATCGACGGCGGCGGCATCATCCTCGACAGCCAGGAGGTAACGACCGCCGGGCCGGACCGGGCGGTGGTGTTCCAGGCGCCGTCGCTGTTCCCCTGGCTGACGGCGCGGGAAAACGTCACCCTGGGCGTCGACCGGGTGTTCCCGCACGCGAGCAAGGCCGAGCGGGACGACATCGTCGCCTATTATCTGGAACGGGTCGGCCTGGCCGATGCCATGGACCGGCAGGCGGCGGACCTGTCGAACGGCATGCGCCAGCGGGTCGGCATCGCCCGCGCCTTTGCGCTGTCGCCGAAGCTGCTGCTGCTGGACGAGCCGTTCGGCATGCTCGACAGCCTGACGCGGTGGGAATTGCAGGACGTGCTGATGGAGGTGTGGAGCCGGACCAAGGTCACGGCGCTCTGCGTCACCCACGATGTCGACGAGGCGATCCTGCTGGCCGACCGCTGCGTGATGATGACCAACGGCCCCAACGCCAAGATCGGCAACATCATGTCCGTCGACCTGCCGCGCCCGCGCACCCGCCGGGGGCTGCTGGAGCACGCGGACTATTACGCCTACCGCCAGGAATTGCTGGACTTTCTCGAAGCCTATGAGGGCGGGGCCGACCCCGACCCGGCGGTGCTGGACACCATCAAGCGCAAGAACCGCCGGGCCTGTGCCCCCGGCTGCGAAGCGGCCTGA